A genomic segment from Salvia splendens isolate huo1 chromosome 13, SspV2, whole genome shotgun sequence encodes:
- the LOC121760597 gene encoding auxin-responsive protein IAA29-like, which yields MKLGLTLSNTSTHNLSRNDEKKRKLDESFSDDEMTSNKRTLPLLIWNDNRNMDCGCVDVEEDAVVGWPPVNSRMRKVAEHHRRESTASNYVTVDNGGGGGGGGGGLNSMYVKVEIEGIGIARMINLRI from the exons ATGAAGCTTGGCCTCACTCTCTCAAACACTTCCACTCACAATCTGTCGCGAAATGATGAGAAGAAGCGTAAACTTGATGAATCATTCTCCGATGATGAGATGACCAGCAACAAACGCACATTGCCGCTGTTGATTTGGAATGATAACCGGAATAT GGATTGCGGATGTGTTGATGTGGAAGAGGATGCGGTGGTGGGGTGGCCGCCGGTGAATTCACGAATGCGGAAGGTGGCGGAGCATCACCGCCGCGAGAGCACCGCCTCGAATTACGTCACGGTGGAtaacggcggcggcggcggaggaggaggaggaggattgAATTCAATGTATGTGAAAGTTGAAATTGAAGGGATTGGGATAGCGAGGATGATTAATTTGAGGATTTAA